From a single Rosa rugosa chromosome 7, drRosRugo1.1, whole genome shotgun sequence genomic region:
- the LOC133720271 gene encoding metallothionein-like protein type 2 MET1, producing the protein MSCCGGKCGCGAGCKCGSGCGGCANYADITEQSSASETLVMGVVGTQKVNYGEAEAGVATEGGCNGCKCVNCTCDPCTCK; encoded by the exons ATGTCTTGCTGCGGAGGAAAGTGTGGCTGCGGAGCTGGCTGCAAGTGCGGCAGTGGCTGCGGAGG CTGCGCCAACTATGCTGACATCACAGAGCAGAGCTCTGCCTCTGAGACTCTTGTCATGGGTGTCGTGGGAACACAGAAAGT GAACTATGGAGAGGCTGAAGCCGGTGTGGCTACCGAGGGAGGCTGCAATGGCTGCAAGTGTGTCAACTGCACCTGCGACCCTTGCACTTGCAAGTGA